The segment caattaaaaccTGATGGATGGAATCATGTTTTTCAAAGTACGACAGCGTAGCCGATAATCGATGAATGTTGAAGTGAGATATGGCCTCGTTCAACTCGTTAGAGTTGACCAATTTATCATACAACGTTGCCAATAGAATATCCACCAAACCAGCCAGAACGGTTAAATCTGGGTGCTGCCATGTATACCGATTCAAGTCGCATTTTTTCCTATCCATAATCAATTCTATCTGGTACCTCTGCTCGTCAGTAAGTTGTATGTCTAACGGTACACCGTCTGGTCGTATCCCAAAACCATCTATCATATATTGGACGCAGTCCATTCCGTAGTGTTCTTCGTTAAAATCCTTCTGCTCGTCTGCAAGTCGCTTAGCCCTTCTCTCATCGTTGGAGAATTGTTCCGGGTTTGACAAAGTCTTGAAGTCCTGAGTAGTTTGCTGGAGAAAAGGTACAATGATGCGTTTTTGTAATATGATATGCGCATAATTTTACGTTTTTCATACACTTACAATATTTAGCACGGAATCATAAAAATCACCGAATCCATAATTGAAACCCTTTTGTGGCGGTTCATTTAAGTCTTTTTCAACACTTAGTGGTATGTGGTAAGTGATCGCACTTTTTTCATAATCTATGTTTGTTGGAAAAACTTCTCCGGGTACTAGAGTATTTTTGGAAGGTATTCTGGAATATTATAGCAAGTATATGAATGCAGTTCCTAAATTAAATAACGGTCAAATTATCACTTATGTACTATACCTTTGATAGTGAGGCGGTGCGGTGAATACAAGCTCCTGATCAAACACCTCCAGGGAAAGGATATCTTCATGTTCCACATCCAAATCCGGTGCAGTAATAACAAGAATTGCTTTTGCCTCCGTATACTGAAGCGAATAGGTCAATTTATCGCACATTTTTCATTTAATCACATTACACTTTGCAATTCGTGAAGCTAGCACGTTATGTTTGTGCTTGTTTATGTTTACAATCTGCATCTACACGTTGTTTCATTTTGGGTCAATAATCAGTATTATTAATATATACACACTCAACATTTTTCGTTGGAATCTAGCAATTTTTTTCTGGATCTGACCCGatgtgaagtagtagaggtgtggaacaacgtaccgtttgtttgtgttagcagcgcaaataatgtaaacagcaagggtgacgtcaatctcgccctattcttctacgggcataaaaaagcataaacattgTGCCGTACAACGATCACACTAACACAGCTATACTTtttagcatattacgaacacaaacatGCCGCGTTTGCCGTACCTAAGTAATAGTGTACATGGGATCTGACCGAGTCGTaaaatctagatagaattaacaaaagggcgaatgtcgcaagcgtaaacaaaccgagtgagggttgattttcatatgctggtccagcaaaaagtaactctcacccgatttgtttacatttgtgacattcgcccttttgttaattctatctagaaatgagCAATAATCCATCAGCAAAAGAAAAGTTGGTGTTTTATACTAGGTTTTATCTAGCAAAACAATATGACAGAACTAGACTGTATTTTCCTTAAACTGGACTTTTGTTTGCTGTGTGACCATCATCATCAAACCTATACCGTACATATTTTGCCGTATTTCCAGTAATTTTACAGTATTTACATGTTGCTGTAAAATCAGCACACAATCAATGAAAATTTTATGtgaaatcttatatataaaaatggatttctgtctgtcgggatgttccttatagaatcgaaaactattgaaccaatcggcgtgaaaatttgcatgtagaagtttggggccaggaaaggttttagtgatggttagagacccctccccccactaagaggggggggctcccatacaaatgaaacacatatttctgcataactcgagaattaatcaagcaaatagaacaaaatttggcatgtgggtgtttttggtgacaagaatttattctatggtagattgggacccctcccctctttagaaggggaattatgacaccttccatacaaatgaaatacaaatgtcctcataactcgagaactaatcaagcaaatggaaccatatttgacatgtgaaggttttcgagggcaagaatattttctatagtgagttaggaccccttcccagaggtggcataaaccgcagcgcagaccaaaagacacacattc is part of the Sabethes cyaneus chromosome 2, idSabCyanKW18_F2, whole genome shotgun sequence genome and harbors:
- the LOC128736163 gene encoding protein SHQ1 homolog, with amino-acid sequence MCDKLTYSLQYTEAKAILVITAPDLDVEHEDILSLEVFDQELVFTAPPHYQRIPSKNTLVPGEVFPTNIDYEKSAITYHIPLSVEKDLNEPPQKGFNYGFGDFYDSVLNIQTTQDFKTLSNPEQFSNDERRAKRLADEQKDFNEEHYGMDCVQYMIDGFGIRPDGVPLDIQLTDEQRYQIELIMDRKKCDLNRYTWQHPDLTVLAGLVDILLATLYDKLVNSNELNEAISHFNIHRLSATLSYFEKHDSIHQVLIAFYRRCCIYPLYRSKNLALMCTRILIDALKSNDFVDWILEKLLHCYEAFKRNECTILNHYYIKDFVRFVQSTLSRDRIQDLGKEIAEFSPSVFTGSLGLGEASIALKMIKSIMDNDDDTTDSDDTDGSSTDDGTETDTSTDDEGVSDSVESVLDKLKNINLQI